CGGGTGACCCGTCCCTTTCAGAGCGGTGCCGGCAAGCCCTCACCGGTTCAGTTTATAGATGATGTTGTAGTGGAACTCCTTTCCGAACCCTGAAAGGTCCCTTCAAGCTTTGAGCTTTGTTGAAGATAAAGTCTGTCCTTCCTTTGCCGGCATGCCGGGTTAAGACTGGAGCGAGGAAAACCGATATAGGAAGACACCACCCAATATCACCACGAAAGCATCTTCTATGGTTATTTCCGAACGGAGTCTCAGCCCCGATACCTTGGTGGAGACTTTTATGGGTCGATTTGATCAACATGCCAGACAGGATTTTAAATGGCGGATTGATCATGCCATTCTGCAAGGTTATCGGTTTGTGATGTTAAATATGGTGGCCGTATCATTTATTGACAGCGCTGCCCTCGGATGGTTGGTTCTCGCCCAACGGCGCTTTCAGCGAATTGGTGGCAAACTGGCCATTATTTCTCCGATAGGGTTTGTCCGGGATGTCCTGGAAATCACTGAAATTGGGGAATGGATCCCTATCTTTTCCAGTGAGGATGAAGCCTTGAAGATCTTTGAATCTAGCAAAGAACATCCAGCGGAGTCTTGACGATGGGAACATCGACTGCACTGAGACAAGATTTCCGGCAACCGATACCAATTCCTCAAGGAGATCGACGGTCTTTTCGCCGGATGTCCATCAAACCCTACCAAGTGCTTCCGGTTGCCATACGTTATGGGCAAGACACAGTGTGTCGGGGCCGTGTCCTCAATCTCAGTCCTCAGGGCATGCTCGTTGAATTCCCCGACAATCAAATTCCTTCTGTGCTAAGGGGCACCCAGGTGTCTGTCAAACTGCATTACCTCGGCGATAGCATTTGGTTGCCTGGACTTGTCCGGCACTGCAAGGGCCAAAGGATGGGATTTTTGTTCCCGGCCCTGACCAACCATCCCTCGAGAGCGACCAGGCACCCATTGACCATCGTTCTGCATTCTCTTTCTCGCGCAGTCACCTCTCTCTAATTTTTTCTCTTTTTCATCATTTCAGCCATGTTCCCGATCCTGAGCAGATATTCATCTGACTCCTGAACAGAACGGCATCAGTAGAAACGTCCTCGTCCAACGCAACACCCATGACGGATTCCGTCTTCAGCTAATGGGGCTGTTGAAAAAAGCCGCCAGCGGCGTTCTCGCCATTTTCCCGTGCTCACGTACTGGAAGTACGCTCTGCGCGCAAAACAAAAGGTGTGCCCTTCGGGACACGGCAGGCAATTTGCGGCCTTCCCTTCGGCATGACTCAGGGCAGGACTGGACGGACTTTTTTGAACCGCCCCGAGGCCTCTAATATGCAACGTGCCTGTGGGTCAATATGCCCTTGGAAATTGGTTTTATTCAACACTCCCTTAATTGAAAAAGCGAAGTCTGGCGAATGAGGATTGGAAGGACCAACGACACATGAAATATCCGCCGTTAGAGAGGGACGGACGTGTCTGGATTTCAACAAGGATTATGGTCTGTTGAAGACTGAGGGACAGTTCGGGGACTGGTTTTGGTGACCATCGAGAGAGTTTTGGGGGATCGGATTGTCCGGGCGATGGGTTCCTGAATAGCTAATAGGCATTCTAGGCGGGGACGGACCGAATCCAGGTCTTTGTGTAGATGAATTTCAGTGATGCGGTTGTCATTGAGATCGATGGCTTGGCAAATGGCATCCTGCGCGATTTTGAGCCCGCCATCCAGATCCCGTCGCAGGGCTGTTTTGAAGTGGAAGCGGAGGGAAAGGCTAAGGGTGTGGTTCTCCAATTGCTCTAAAAATTCCGTTCGATGAGATGATTGCCGCAAGATGGTGAGTAGGTGGCGGGCCACGGCGGTCTTATACTGCCGGCCTGGGGAGGCCAGGACCCTCCGTCCGTTGACGGTGGCGTATTGATGATTAATGCTGGGTGGAAGCGGTAAGACAACAAAAAGTTCGCGAGTCGACAGAGTATCGGCGCCCAAATTCGACCAATCCATCCCAGAACCTGCTGTTTTGGCTTTTCGTTTATGACTGTGGAGGAGGATCAGGCCACCTTTCCCTTTGGACTGCAAAAGCTTGGGAAGGGAGGGAATACGAATCGTTCTCAATGGGGCATCTATGAAAGGGGTTTGGTATCGGTGTTGGAACAAGGCAAAGGGTCTGTTAGAGGAGGCTCTGAATTTTGCTCATGCTGTGTTCAAAGGTGTCTTCGTTTACATGGACAAAACGTCGCCATTCCGATGGATTCCACACTTCAAGGCGATGAAACATGCCCACTAATACCACTTCCTGATCCTCATCCACCGGGACGAGTTTGCGAAACCGGCCCGGGATAAGGATGCGACCTGCCTTATCCATTTCTGAGGCGGAGGCTTCCGAGACCATGTGATACATGAAAAGGCGTCGTTGATCTTCATCAAGAGATTGTTTGGCGTTTTCCAGGATTTTGGCCCATTCCGGATTGGTATAGGCGGAAACGGGCATATCCTGCCCCTTGAGAAACATCAGACTATTTCCGTGAATTTCGATTTCTTCACGAATAGGACTCGGGACAACAAATCGTCCCTTTTCGTCGATTTTACAATAATATTGTCCGGCAAACATGCAGAATGTTCCTGGGATCTCCTGAAGTCCTATCTGTGAGTGTAGCTTACCGAAAGTTTAAGAAAAGTCAAGTAGTTTTGCTTGAGTAGTCGAGCTAGTCGCCTTCGGTGGCAGGCATCCCCATATCCATCTCGTCTGTGTCCATCGCGTCCATGGCCTCGTCCATGTCATCTCCCAGGTCTTCTCCCATCTCCTTACCCATTTTTTTCATGAAGCGGGCCATGCTCTGTGGGTCGTTTTCGTCGAGGTCCCCGAAGTTACTGGGATCGGCCAAGGCTTCCATTCTGGCTTCTTCCGATTTGGGTGCAGCAAAGCGGGACATGATGCGTTCAAGGTTGGTACTTTGGCAATGCTTGCAGGATGGGACTGGGGCTTTCGAGGTGAGGATTAAAAAGGAGTTGCGCTTCCGGCAATCCTGACAACGGTATTCGTAAATGGGCATTGAGTCGTTCCTCCTGATCGCAATGTAGGGGCTGTATATATCGCAAAATTGTTTCTTTGGGAAGAGTCGAAAATTGATTTATGCGAATCGCAATATCTCAATTACGTGAATGGTGCGGAGGTATCGGACTTATTCTTCTATGACCCTCATAGAAGGGGCTGGTGAAAAGGACCAATCGAGAAAAGACAGACACGGGGAAAAGTCATGGAGGTGGGGATTTATTCAGAGAAAACAGCCAACAATAGATCCATGTTGGCAGACTATTTTCCTCGTCTTCCAAAAGGAAAATTGGCAACCAATTCCTTACAGGGAGTGTTGAATAATAAATATTTTCAAGGGCATATTGACCTACAGGTACGTTGCATATCAGAGGCCTCGGGGCCTTCAAAAAAGTTCGTCCAGTCCTGTCCTGAGGCCCCTCGAAGGAAAGGCCGCAAATTGCCTGTCGTGTCCCGAAGGGCACACCTTTTGTTTTGCGCACAGAGCGTACTTC
Above is a window of Candidatus Nitrospira neomarina DNA encoding:
- a CDS encoding RusA family crossover junction endodeoxyribonuclease; the protein is MDWSNLGADTLSTRELFVVLPLPPSINHQYATVNGRRVLASPGRQYKTAVARHLLTILRQSSHRTEFLEQLENHTLSLSLRFHFKTALRRDLDGGLKIAQDAICQAIDLNDNRITEIHLHKDLDSVRPRLECLLAIQEPIARTIRSPKTLSMVTKTSPRTVPQSSTDHNPC
- a CDS encoding FmdB family zinc ribbon protein, which codes for MPIYEYRCQDCRKRNSFLILTSKAPVPSCKHCQSTNLERIMSRFAAPKSEEARMEALADPSNFGDLDENDPQSMARFMKKMGKEMGEDLGDDMDEAMDAMDTDEMDMGMPATEGD
- a CDS encoding PilZ domain-containing protein, which translates into the protein MGTSTALRQDFRQPIPIPQGDRRSFRRMSIKPYQVLPVAIRYGQDTVCRGRVLNLSPQGMLVEFPDNQIPSVLRGTQVSVKLHYLGDSIWLPGLVRHCKGQRMGFLFPALTNHPSRATRHPLTIVLHSLSRAVTSL
- a CDS encoding division/cell wall cluster transcriptional repressor MraZ, with translation MFAGQYYCKIDEKGRFVVPSPIREEIEIHGNSLMFLKGQDMPVSAYTNPEWAKILENAKQSLDEDQRRLFMYHMVSEASASEMDKAGRILIPGRFRKLVPVDEDQEVVLVGMFHRLEVWNPSEWRRFVHVNEDTFEHSMSKIQSLL
- a CDS encoding STAS domain-containing protein, producing the protein MVISERSLSPDTLVETFMGRFDQHARQDFKWRIDHAILQGYRFVMLNMVAVSFIDSAALGWLVLAQRRFQRIGGKLAIISPIGFVRDVLEITEIGEWIPIFSSEDEALKIFESSKEHPAES